In Alkalihalobacillus sp. AL-G, the genomic stretch TCAAACGTCGGTGATAACTGCATGGTCCAGAATTCGATTTCTACCTTCTCGTTCTTATCCGAGTCCTTGTCCTTCGAGACCTCATCTGAATTCGAGCATGCCACTGCAAACAATAAGCTCATGATCATCAGTATTGAGAAAAATTTTTTCATGACGATCCCCCTCTGGATTTTTTAATGAGTTATATGCAAACTTACTTTGTCAGAAAGTAAGTGATTGCCTTTTGCAAATTCTGGCGCCAAAATTCCCAGGAATGCTCTTCGTCCTTTTCGACGTACTCAACCTGGACTTGTAAGTGTAGTAGGCGTTTGTTCAGCTTCCGGTTTTCCGTCAGGATCCGGAGTTTCTGACCAGTCAACGGTGATACGAAATCATCTTCCTTAAGACCGACCAATTGATAGACCTTCCAATGCATGACCTGTTCTGGAAGTGATTCACCTAATAGTTTCACTGGTTCATAGGCTGTCGATTGTAACAAGAGATGTGTGAATCGTTCTGGTTGTTCGGCGGCGATACTGACGTTAACGAGTGCTGCAAGTGAATCACCAAGCACTCCGACTTTATGTAGTCCCTTAGTGGACGGTATGTGTGCTGGATAAAACTCCTCATGGAAAAAGGCGACAAACCTTTTATGATCTGCTTGGTTCGGATGATAGTAATGGTACCGAGCCCATGAATCACCTGGGTGGATCATATATGCATCAAGCTGTCCTTTGAAATTGGTCTCCTTCACAACCGTCTGTAAGCTCTGTTCAAAGGATCCAAGCTCCAAATAATCCACTCCATCCTGGACAAACAGGACAACTCGTTCACCAGTTTCACAGCTTTGGTATCCCAAATGGTGAAAGGTGATCTTCTGTTGCAGAATCCGGCTCGAGAAAGCGTTTTCAGTTTTTGTGAAAATAAGTACCACCTCGTCATTTGTGGTTACTATTAATCTATCACAAAATTTCAGAAAAATGAATATATTTTTCAAAAAAATCATTTTGAGTGGAGAAACCCTCCTAAAACGAACCAAATTTATAGTTACAAATTACAACTGTTGTAAATTACCACGGAAAGCTTAGGATTACTTTTAAAAAGTCTTAAAAGCTATGCGATCCAAGGTTTATTAATCGAAATTGAACTTTAAGAATAATATCGAAAGAAAATCTCCTTTACGCCACCTTCCCTTAAAATCTTTAAAGTGGTGTTTTAATCCATCACGATTCCCTAATAGAAATTCGACTTTCTTCGGGCGGATGCAGACTATTATACTCTTACAAATTTCGACTAAGGAAAGAACATCTTTTAACGGAAAAATAAGAACACCTCCAAACCATTTTCAAATGATTTGAAGGTGTTCAATTGTAAATCCCACCTATTAACTTCCTATTCACCTACAAACTTCGGCTCCCGCTTATCAAAAAATGCTTCTGTTCCCTCTACTTTATCTTTTGTTCCAAACAATACTGCTTGGAGGGCTTTCTCTAACGCCAAGCCGGTTGAAAGATCAGCTGTCGCACTCTCATTTAGAGCAATCTTAGCTAATTTTAAAGCGACAGGAGGCTTACTGGCTAGTTCAGATGCCAGCGAATAAACCTTATCCATCAGGAATTCATGCTCTACAACTTCATTCACTAAACCGATCCGATAGGCCTCATCTGCACTTATGATTTTACCTGTTAGGATAAGCTCCTTTGCATGCTGTAACCCAACAATTTTCGTTAGTTGTTGGGTCCCCCCTCCAGCGGGCAGGATACCAAGATTGATTTCAGGCTGACCCATTTTCGCCCTACTGCTTGCAATTCTAAAGTCACAAGCAGTCATCAATTCGCACCCTCCCCCAAGTGCGTAGCCGTTTACAGCTGCGATGATCGGTTTATATGATTTGTAAAGTTCGAGCAATACATCCTGAACTGCCGATCCGTAGATATCAAGTGGTTTTCTATCCTTGATCCATTTTATATCTGCCCCAGCTGCGAATGATTTATCTCCTGCACCAGTCAAGACAATCACTCTTACCTCCCCATCATCATTTAAATGCCTGATGGCTGCTCTTAACTCTTCCCAGCTTTCTACATCTAATGAATTCCGTTGCTCAGGCCGGTTTATGGTTATCGTCCCGATATTGTTCTGGACATCAATTAACAGGTGTTTTCGTTCCATCTCTTAGAGCCTCGCTTTGAGTTGAGTAGTCATATACTCCTCTTCCGGTTTTCTTTCCTAATCGACCTGCCTTCACATACTTCACTAGTAATGGACTCGGACGAAAACGTTCACCTAATGTACTATGCAAATACTCAAGGTTGCTCAATCTCGTATCCAAGCCGACCATATCCCCTAATTTAAACGGTCCCATAGGATAATTAAGCCCTAGCTCTATCGCCCGATCGATTTCTTCCGGCGTTCCTACTCCTTCCATTAACATGTTAAAAGCTTCGTTCCCTACTAGACTGCTGATTCTGCTTGTAACAAATCCAGGGAATTCATTGACTATCACCGTTTCTTTTTTCATATTTACGGCGACCGTCTTTGTAATTTCACTCGTTTCATCGCTCGTTTCCAGTCCCCTTATTATTTCAACAAGCTTCATTTTTGGTACTGGATTGAAGAAGTGCATTGCAATCACTTTATCTGGACGTTTTGTAAAAGCACCAATTTCTGTAGGGCTCATTGTTGAGGTATTTGTTGCAAGTACAGTATCAGAGGGGCAGTGTTCGTCCAATGTTTCGAATACCGTTCTCTTAATTTCTATTTTTTCAGGGACGGCTTCAATCACAAAATCCGCTTTCGTTGCTTCAACTTCTAGTTTTGTCGAATATGAAATTCTAGATTTGGCAGCTTCGGCTTCGTTTTCACTAATTTTTGCTCTTTCCACACCTTTTTGAAAATATGAGGAAATGTCATCACTAGCTTCGGTTAGTTTTTCTTCCAAAATATCTTGCAATGTTACGTTATATCCACCAATTGCAGAAGCATAAGCAATACCTCTTCCCATTATCCCTGAACCTACTACTAATAAATTTCGTCTCATTTTATCACCCCTGGCTTATACCTTTAAAAGTATTTTTCCGATATGATCTCCTCTTTCCATAAGGGTGTGAGCTTCCCCCACTTCGTCCAAATTGAACACTTGATAAATAAAAGGCAGTAGATGCGGTCTGTTTCTTAAAAAACCAACTGCCTCGTGGAAATCAGATTGATTCCCCAGCCAAGATCCGGTAATCGTGAGTTGTTTTCCAAATATATACCGAAGATCGGTTTCAGCTTTTGTGCCGGTTGTGACTCCACAAAAGGCTAAGCGCCCACCTGTTTTTAACATCTTTAAGCTTTTCGACCACGTTTGCTTACCTACGTGATCCAAAACGACATCTACACCTTTATTTGAAGTCATATTACGGATTTCCTTAACTAATGAGTCTGACCTGACAACAATTTCACTAGCAAAACCGTATCGTTTTAGAAAATCGGCTTTCTCTTCAGAGCCAACAATACCGATCACCCTTGCTCCGATCCCATGTGCAATAGAAGTCGCAGCAAATCCAAGTCCTCCAGTTGCACCCCAAATGGCTAATGTATCGTTTGAAGTCAATTTCGCTTTGGTTACGAGTGCATTCCAGGCTGTAATATAAGATATCGGGACTGCCGCCCATTTTTCTAAGTTATCATTCGGGATTTGAACCACCTGTTTTGCCTTGACGGTTATGAATTCGGAATAGCCACCATCGATGTTATAGCCAACCACTTTAAATTCATGACATTGGGACTCCTGCCCGCTTAAACATGCTGTACAGTGGCCACATCCGACACCCGGGTAAAGCAATACCGCTTCACCGATATCAAGGTAACCAACAGCGGAACCTTTCTTAACGATTACACCTGCAATATCACTGCCTGGTACCCTGGGCAGTGTTAATTTGTCACCCGTTCCACCCTTTCTTAACCATAGATCTAAATGGTTAAGGGCACAGTATTTCACATTGATCCTAATTTCATCTTCCTTTAAAGGATGATTGTTTCCGGTGAATGAAACCTTTAACTGATCAACAGAACCGTGTTCGGCTAAAATTACAGACCTCACACCTTTACCTCCTTAGGACGACGATCTTCAAACCTTTTCAATTTTGCACGGTGTCCTCTGCCGGTATGCTTTTCGAGTGAATTGACCTGAACGACCTCTACATTGATCTTGACTCCTAATTTAGTATTCAATAATTGCTCGATGTTTTGTTGAAGGTAAGAGGAATCAAGGTTGTCAGAAGCTGGTTCAACTAATATGGTCATTTCATCACGATCCGGTTTCCCGTTGCCTTTTATCCGTTCGACGTAACAGAAGTATTCGCCATTCGTTTCCGTTTGGTCGGCAATAACCTTTCCACATGCTTCCGGCCATACGTTTACCCCACGCAATTTCACCATCGTATCGCTACGACCCTGGAAATACTTTATTTTCCGATGCCAGCTGCCACACTCGCATTGTTCAATTTCGTACATCGCAGAAATATCCTGTATGTTGTAACGGATTTGTTGAGTCCCCGTTTTATAAAGAGCTGTGACCACAATATTCCCTCTTTGCCCTGGAGGCACCGGCTTTCCTGTTTCAAAGTCGACGATTTCAACGATGAAAGCGTCTTCAAAAATGTGTAAGCCATGTTTGGCGGGGCATTCCGCTGCTACATACTGGACTTCGTGGAATGCATAAGAATCATAAACCGGCACACCGAACTTTTTCTCCACTGGAGCAGTATCACCGAACGCAAGCAGTGATTTGAAGTTAAAATCATTTTTCAAATCGTATCCCATCTTTTCGGCTGTGTCCCCAATGTGCAACAGGTAATCAGAAGTTGCGATGATGGAAGTTGTGCCAAACGTTTTAGCGAGCTCAATTTGTTTATTTGTTGGTGTTACGTTTCCAGTACTTGTCGTAATTGGAGTCACGCCTAACCAGTGCCACATTCCATGATCCATTATCCATGCTGCATTGTGAGTAGAATATGCCCAAGCATTGATTACCGCATCCCCTGGGCGAATTCCTTGTAAATAAAACGTTCTGGCACTAAGAATTGCGCCGACTTCTCTGTCCCATTGTGAGTAAATCGTTGGCCTCGGTGTCCCTGTAGTTCCACCACTCGTATAGAATCGTAACGGTGTGTGGGATCCATCTTCAAACGAGTACCTCTGGTAATCTCCGAATGGTGGTTTTCTTTCAATGCTGTCACGAATATCCTCGATCGTGTACATAGGGATTTTGTGCAGATCATCCAAGGACTTCACATCAGCAGGATCAAAATCGTATTTTTTCCATAAATTTTGATAAAAAGGGATTTGAGCTGCTTTTTCCAAAGTTTCTTTCAATCGTTTGAATTGTGTTGTTTCAATACGGTCACGTTCCCAAAGCCAAGCACCTTCCATAAACTCCTTTGGTGGCTCATATTCAGCAACCAATCGATCCCAATCTAATGACTTATAATAGTAAGGAATTTCAGTTCCCATTAACGCTCCCCCTTAGCAGTCTTATTCAACGAATACAGACTTAAACCGGAAGTACAGAAAGGCAAATGATCCAAATAAGACCTACAGCTAGAAGAATCGGCAAACAATAACCCATGAAATCTCGAACTTGTAATCTAGTACCTACTGCCAAAATTGGAAAGTACAACAATGCCCAAAACGGTTGAATCAGGTTCGTCCAGATATCGCCATAAGTGATTGCCATTACTGTTCTTTGTATATCAACATTTAATGCTTCCCCTGCAGGAATTAAAAATGGTGCAGTAGCCGTAAACTGAGAACCAGCAGATGGGACAAACATGTTGATGGCTCCAGACATTAAGAAGGTAAGGGTTGGGAAGGTTGCTTCAGTAGAAAAGCTGACGATCGCCTCTGTTAAAATAGTCGCTAGCCCCGTGCCAACCAGTATCGATGCAATTCCGCCATAAAGCGGAAACTGTAATCCGATTGATCCAGTGGCGACCAGGTTTTTCGAAAAAGATTTTGCATAGCTCATCGCATCTTTTTGGACGAGCAAGCCCATTACAAGAGCGATAAATGCAACCGAGTTAAGATTTAACCCGTCTAAACCATTTTTAGTAAAATAAACGAAGAGGTAACCCAAACCAATTAAGCCGAGGACTAATATGATCGGTCTATATGTGTTTATTTTTTCTGCAAATGACTTATGTCCAGTTGGCTGATCCGGTTCTTCTTCAGCTAATGGCTCAGCACTCGCAGCTATTTCTTCCTGAGGGTTGATTGCTAAATCGTGGTAAGTGACAATTTCTTTTTTATTTTTTGCGATAAAGTAAAATACGAGAGTGGTAATACCGACAACTAAAATACATGAGATGATATTCAGAGGAGAGAATGTCGTTTGTTCAAGTCCTATCAATCCGCCCATCAATTCGGTGAACTGACCTTCAGTAGCAACAAATAGAGGGATTGAGCCTGATATTCCTGTAAGTGAAATGGTGAATGATGAATATGCGATTGCTGAAATGAGCCGATAATCGACACCCTTGATCTGCTGTCCAAGTGATCTAGCAAAGATTGCGGTCACAACCGGCCCGATATACCAGCCGATAAAAGATGTAACTGCCCCTAAAATTCCTGTCCATAAATACGCAGCCATCGGTGTTTTAACTACATTCGCCAATTTACGAATGTACTTTTGTACAACAGGAGTATCAACTAATACTAATGCAGCTGCATACGTAAACATCAACTGGAATGCAAACGTGAATAACCATGGAATACCTTCAAACCAATAATCCAATACACCGACAATCGAACTATCTGTAAAGACAACCCCTAATACCATTGCTAACACTGTTAAAATCAATGCAAAAATCAACGCGTCAGGAAAATACCTGCTGTACCAATTAGCAACAGCCTCTGAACGAGAAAGTTTCATAATCCCCCACACTTTCATTTTTTATTGTCAGGGGACTCAAAAGACAGGGATTAATCAGACTATTTATTACCCAAGTCTTTTTGAGTCACCCTTGTCAAAATAATTTACTTATTTATTGGTGCACCGCACACTCCACAGTGATTAAAGTACTCTGGGATATCCTTTGTCCCACATTGATCACACTCAAGCATTGGCGCTCCCCATAAATGTTCCGAAGATCCTCCTGATGCTGCGCGAGCTCGGATCTTTTCGTAATCCGGTTTTCTCTTTTCGCTGAAGGCTCTCATTGATTCGTAGGTCTCGTACGACCCGGTATGCACTGAAAGCCAATCACGTGCATGTTGGACAGTCATGTTGAAAGACAGGTTTCTCCAGAAGTTTGTCTGCTCTTTCGTGTACCTTACACATTCTGGTAGCTTGTTAAGCAACTTTTTTGCTAACCTATCAACTGCGTCATCAAGCTCATGGGCTGGAACAACCTCATTGACAAGCCCCCATTCCAACGCTTTATCCGGGGTGATTTCTTCATTTAACCAAAGAATTTCTCTTGCTCTACGGTCGCCGACAATCAATGGCAACCATTGAGTTGCACCGCCAGCCGCCACGCTTCCATGGGAATTTCCAACTTGTTTAATATAACCATGGTCCGCCATGACTGCGAGGTCACAGTTTATATTGAATTCATTGCCCCCACCTACAGTAATTCCATTTAGTCTAGCAATTGTCGGCTTCCCGATGTTCTTTAACTTTTCATGTGCTTCAATAAAAGCCCCCATCCATTTCCAATAGTTCCGTGGACGATCGAGAATTTCATTGTTTTGCTCCTTCATATCTGCACCCGTACAAAACGCCTTGTCCCCTGCACCGGTTAGAACAACTACCCCAATTTCATCATCCCAAGAAGCCAATTCAAATGCTCTTGTCATTTCTCTCAAGGTTTGAAAGTTGAGGCAATTGTAAACCTCTGGCCTATTAATTGTTACAGTAGCGACTCCATCCTTTTTCTCATAGATTACCTTTTCAAAGTCCGCATCCTCCGGTTGTGTTGGGCTTAGAAAGTGGTCATTTGTTGTGTAAACACTTGTCATAAATATAGAACCTCCTGATTTTTTATAGTCACTTTTATTTAATGCAAGTATCATGCCAATTTTATAAAAACCGCTAAATTAGTATTTTTTGATTATTTGGAATTATCCGTTTAATCGAAGTGTTCAATAAATAAAAAGAACTGTTCAAAAAGTGAACAGTTCCTTAAGCCATAAGGTCTTTTTCAAGTTCCTTTATCTTTTTCCATACTGTTGTTCGACTTACCCCCAAAAGCTGGGCTACTTCCTGTTTGTTTCCATCATATTTTTGATATAGATTTCTAATGATTTCCCCTTCCATATCTTTCATTGATCCGATACTGATTTCGATTTTGGAGGAAGTAGAAGGTCTTCTATAATAATGTTGATCATCAAACACGACATCCCGAATGTCATCTGGTATGAGAGGCTTCATGACAATTACTCTTTCCAATACATTTTCCAGTTCGCGAATGTTTCCGGGCCAATTATAGGTCATCATTTCAAATAATAAATGACTGTCTAGTGATTCAAATGGAATGTTGTTTTTTCCGAGGATATGCTTGATTAGCAGGAATAAATCTTCTTTTCTTTCCCTAAGGGGTGGTAGCTTAATTTGTAAAATGTTTAAACGATAGTACAAGTCTTCACGGAATTCGTTTTCTGCAACTAGATGTTTAAGCCGTTTGTTTGAAGCAGAGATGATTCTGACATTAACCGGGATAATCTTCTCCCCACCGATCCGCATTACTTCTTTCTCTTGAAGTACTCGAAGCAGTCTAGATTGCAAATCGAGGGATAACTCCCCGATTTCATCAAGAAAGAGTGTACCTTGGTGAGCCATTTCAAATAATCCAGGCTTTCCTCCTTTTTTCGCACCTGTAAAAGCGCCTTCCTCATACCCAAACAATTCACTTTCCAATAAATCTCTCGGTAGTGCTGCACAATTTACTGCAACGAAAGGTCCCTCTTTTCGTAAGCTTTCATTATGTATACTCTGGGCAAACAATTCCTTTCCAGTGCCGCTCTCTCCGTTAATGAAAATGCTGCTGCCTGAACGGCTGAACTGTTTGGCAATTGTAATCGTCTTCTGCATGACAGCGCTTTCATGAATGATATCATTGAAGGTATGTTTCGCGAAAAAACGTTTATTGTGCAACTTCCGTCGCAATTGTCCATCTAGCTGTACTAATTTATTCACCTCTTGAAAAGTAATTACAAAGCTTTCTTCACTTTCTGCAAGTTTAATTCGGTTGACAACTAACCTCTGGCTGCCTAAGGAAACAATCTTCTTTTCTACTGTTTCTCCATCGCCATACAATTTTTGAAGAAATGGATGGTGGATTTTTTCAAGTTTCCTCCCGATAACCTCACTTGCTTTCAGACCGATCAGTTTTTCAGCGATTTCATTGTATACAAATACTCTTCCTTCGAACCCAGTTGCAATCACACCGTCAAAAGCATAGGAAATAATTGCTTCAAGATGTGTTTGCCGTAATTTTTCTTTTTCATATAGGTAGTACGTCTCTACTGCCTGATTTAATGCGTCTAAAATCGATTCACGGGCGGAATCCACAATATAGGATTTGATCCCTTTTTTAAGTGCGGTATTTGCAAGGCACTCTGCAGTCCCGACGATTACGTTTGCAATTTTACTCTCAGCAACGTCCTTAATGTGATTGGTTATATCTTTTTCATCTTGATACTGACGAAGGATGATCTGAATCGAAAACAATTCCTCTAGCAATTTCAGGTCATAATTTTGGTGGTTTTCCTTAGAGTCTATAAAAACAATCTTGTTTCCTAGTTGTTGCGCCTGCTTAAATGTTTTCAATAGATCAAAGCCATTCACTTTTATTTTGACGACAGGAATGGATAGCTTTTCATCCAAAAAAGTGGCTGTGGCCCCACGAGCAACAATTACAGATACTCCATGTTTCTCTATTAGATTTTTCGCCTGGGCAAGACCTCTTTTCAAAGCACCTTGTCTAATAAATACAGGTATATTGGTCTGTTTAGAAACTTCTTCAGCAATTCTAGTAAACTCTATGGAAGGTGAGATAATTCCAATCTTCAACTTGAAATCCCCCTATTTATTATAATCAGCTGTATTACCGAACACTTCAAAAAATCTGGTGCCAGATCAAAAAATGGGAGTAACATTGAGGGTCTTATATGGATTGAATAGTGCCTATCTGTAGACTTTCAGCTTCGAGTTCTTTAGAAAATGAAACAATCACCTCCATAAGTAAAAACATCTCTTCAGAATATAAATTTTGATCAACTGTTTGACCATCAGGAACAACTCTATTACGGGAAGCTTCAGGAACCGAATTCATTATCTTCAACTTTAAATATCCGGACACCATAACAGTATCCAGATAAACGTTCACCTCCATGTCATTCGCCCCAACTCCAGCTATATGGCAATCATTGCTGGATTGAAATTTTACATTTTGCTCTATTAAATATTTTTGGCATTTTTTAATGATCACGTCATCAAAATTCATCCGAATCAGATTGGTCAAATATTGATTCTTCTCTCCTATTGTTGGAAATTCCAACTCTTCATACGATTCTTTATGAAAATGCATTTCTTCACACTGTTTAAAAAGTTGTTTAATAGAGGGGTAAAAGGAAGGTCTATATCGATCATTTAATGTTTGAAAAATAACTTCATAGACTTTTTCGTTTGGTGTTATCACAATTGAGGATTCAAAATGATGTTCTTTTATGAATTGGGCATAAGAAGATAGGATTATGGATTTCTTATATTCACTTCTGTTTCTAGTGCTGACAGTTGCATCCTTAGCTAAATTTTGGACTAATTCAGGTGTGATGTTGCTGTAGTAGGGGACGATGTTAAGTATTTTGCTGTCCACTAGATGGTTGAAATACCCATTTAACTGAACGCAATAAGAATCTGCTTCTGCTAATAATAATAAATCATTAACATCCTGCTGAATGAATGGTTGTAGAGACTCCTTCTTTTCATTTAGAGTCTTAAGAATGCCATCTAACTGATTTTTATATTTTGCACTTATTTCAGATAAGGCCATTTCTGATACGTATAGTTTAAGTTTGTCTTTTTTGGCCAATTCAAGCAAAGTCTTATGATACACATTCTTGAAATAAGGATCTTCAATGATAATTTCAGCGTCTAAGAAAATATTCAACCATAACACCTCAACTTGTTCATTAATTTCAATTAAAATCTGATTATTCTGAAATTTAAAGACAGAATAGCTCATCTAATTGCTTAATTCGATGATTTCCATGATAATCCTCTAAATTCTTTTAGAACTTAGGCGTTTGATTATATATCAGGCTAAAAGTAAAGATGTGAAAGGATAGTAGTTTTTGGAGGCCGATTAAAAAACAGCATGGAGCGATTCTCTCACTCAAGCCCCATGTTAATCGGTTATTTTTTTCAAATTAAGGAAATGACAATGTTATTTCAATGCCTCAATATTCCTCAGGAAATAGCAAGTTTCGATGGATGATAGCAGGGTTATACCCTATATATACGACATTCTTCGAGCGGATGAAGACTATAGTCCGCTTTCTGGCTTTCTCTCACTTAAATGAAAAGCTAAATACCGGCAATCCATATGTATAATCAACATCGATACGTACACCTTTAAAATCTATGACATATTTCAAATCAGTTTCAGCAACTTTCTTTTCAGGCGATTGAAATTCTAATGCGTATGAAAACAATTCCAAGAAGTCTGCATCTAAGCCATGGGTATTTGATTTATATTTCTTATTATCGACATCAGCTTCCGTCACAAGAATGAATTTAGAGTTAGGGATTGTTTCTATCATGCATTTCTTTTCTGTATGATCTACTAAAACATCATCATTGCCTTGAAAGGATAAAATTTGAGTAGTTCCAGAAAAATTTTCATACAATGTATTCAGATTCAAATCTTGTTTGTTTTTGGTTATGTTTTTTGCTAGATAATCAAATTCGATCGCAAGAGTTGAATTTCCTAGTTGTCGATAAAGAAATCTATTCTTTGATAAATAGACTGGCTCCAACCAAGCTGAATTGTCTACGATATATGAATACAGACTAGGTGCTAATATATTACTTAAGTGAAGCAGATACGCACCATGGGAATGTCCATAGCCTATTATTCTATTCGAGTCAAACGTCAAATTATTTTCATTCAATGTAATTTTTACAGCCTCGATTGCCGATATGATATCTATTGCCTGCATATAACTCATATCATTATACTCTTCTAAACTCTCATTAAGTTTAGCTTGCAAAGGAAGTACTGTATTTTTTTCACTTAATAAATTGAACAGCACCGAAGAATCTTGATTGATTTTTTCTAGTTCTTCTATGGTAAAAATAGATTGCAGAACTTGTTTATCTGGAAAGGTAAAATTCTCAGCCTCCTGCATATATGAACTCCCAAAATAATCAGACTGGATCGTCACCATGTTGTACTTGTCGGCAAATAGTTCCCTCATTTTTTTATAGATTTTCGAATCAATATTCCCACCAAATCCAGGAACCAAAATCAACAGCCCAGTATGTGCGTTCACTCCATTCTGTGGCGTAGAAAAATCAATTCTCAACTCTCTATCACTATTGCCTACATATATGGTAGGATGCGCTGGAATTTTAATACTGTATTGTTCAGACATTATTTTTTTGTCCCCTCTAACTAAAATCATATTTGCATGAGGTACGGTTCTCCGTACGATGGTTCGTTCTCATCAGCATTAATTCGACCTTAACGCTACCTTGATAGTTAAAGGGGCTTCTTCCGGTCATACCATAGAGATACATACGATTCATAATTTGCATGGGGGGGTTAACTCCATCATCATCCTGTCCACCCATGCTATCGACTTCATTTCTGGTCCATACGTTTTGATTTTTTCTGCTGTCTATATGCTATATCATTGAATCCAAGGTTAAAGGTGTGCCTTTTTTTATATCTCT encodes the following:
- a CDS encoding sigma 54-interacting transcriptional regulator, whose product is MKIGIISPSIEFTRIAEEVSKQTNIPVFIRQGALKRGLAQAKNLIEKHGVSVIVARGATATFLDEKLSIPVVKIKVNGFDLLKTFKQAQQLGNKIVFIDSKENHQNYDLKLLEELFSIQIILRQYQDEKDITNHIKDVAESKIANVIVGTAECLANTALKKGIKSYIVDSARESILDALNQAVETYYLYEKEKLRQTHLEAIISYAFDGVIATGFEGRVFVYNEIAEKLIGLKASEVIGRKLEKIHHPFLQKLYGDGETVEKKIVSLGSQRLVVNRIKLAESEESFVITFQEVNKLVQLDGQLRRKLHNKRFFAKHTFNDIIHESAVMQKTITIAKQFSRSGSSIFINGESGTGKELFAQSIHNESLRKEGPFVAVNCAALPRDLLESELFGYEEGAFTGAKKGGKPGLFEMAHQGTLFLDEIGELSLDLQSRLLRVLQEKEVMRIGGEKIIPVNVRIISASNKRLKHLVAENEFREDLYYRLNILQIKLPPLRERKEDLFLLIKHILGKNNIPFESLDSHLLFEMMTYNWPGNIRELENVLERVIVMKPLIPDDIRDVVFDDQHYYRRPSTSSKIEISIGSMKDMEGEIIRNLYQKYDGNKQEVAQLLGVSRTTVWKKIKELEKDLMA
- a CDS encoding PIN domain-containing protein, which encodes MNIFLDAEIIIEDPYFKNVYHKTLLELAKKDKLKLYVSEMALSEISAKYKNQLDGILKTLNEKKESLQPFIQQDVNDLLLLAEADSYCVQLNGYFNHLVDSKILNIVPYYSNITPELVQNLAKDATVSTRNRSEYKKSIILSSYAQFIKEHHFESSIVITPNEKVYEVIFQTLNDRYRPSFYPSIKQLFKQCEEMHFHKESYEELEFPTIGEKNQYLTNLIRMNFDDVIIKKCQKYLIEQNVKFQSSNDCHIAGVGANDMEVNVYLDTVMVSGYLKLKIMNSVPEASRNRVVPDGQTVDQNLYSEEMFLLMEVIVSFSKELEAESLQIGTIQSI
- a CDS encoding DUF2920 family protein, with protein sequence MSEQYSIKIPAHPTIYVGNSDRELRIDFSTPQNGVNAHTGLLILVPGFGGNIDSKIYKKMRELFADKYNMVTIQSDYFGSSYMQEAENFTFPDKQVLQSIFTIEELEKINQDSSVLFNLLSEKNTVLPLQAKLNESLEEYNDMSYMQAIDIISAIEAVKITLNENNLTFDSNRIIGYGHSHGAYLLHLSNILAPSLYSYIVDNSAWLEPVYLSKNRFLYRQLGNSTLAIEFDYLAKNITKNKQDLNLNTLYENFSGTTQILSFQGNDDVLVDHTEKKCMIETIPNSKFILVTEADVDNKKYKSNTHGLDADFLELFSYALEFQSPEKKVAETDLKYVIDFKGVRIDVDYTYGLPVFSFSFK